Proteins from a genomic interval of Inquilinus sp. Marseille-Q2685:
- a CDS encoding N-formylglutamate amidohydrolase, producing the protein MDGQVASQSPASDAVAIALPQDRRLPVVVASPHSGRDYPPSFLAAARLDPHTLRRSEDGFVDEIFGRVPEQGVPLLRALFPRAFLDVNREAYELDPEMFDDALPGWVNTRSPRVVAGLGTIARIVAQGKDIYRGKLRFAEAVERVERYYTPYHAALRRLVDETRDRFGHAVLIDAHSMPSQGASRTPGGRAVDVVLGDCYGSSCAAAVTEAAEQWLAGRGYVVTRNTPYAGGFTTRHYGRPRAGIHALQVELNRALYMDEATLSPTKGLARLTADMTDFAAALGALDPEALAG; encoded by the coding sequence ATGGATGGTCAAGTCGCCTCGCAGTCGCCGGCGTCCGACGCGGTGGCGATCGCCCTGCCGCAGGACCGGCGCCTCCCGGTCGTGGTCGCCTCGCCGCACAGCGGCCGCGACTACCCGCCGTCGTTCCTGGCCGCGGCGCGGCTCGACCCGCACACGCTGCGCCGGTCCGAGGACGGCTTCGTCGACGAGATCTTCGGCCGGGTGCCCGAGCAGGGCGTGCCGCTGCTGCGCGCCCTGTTCCCGCGCGCCTTCCTCGACGTCAACCGCGAGGCCTACGAGCTCGATCCCGAGATGTTCGACGACGCGCTGCCGGGCTGGGTCAACACCCGCTCGCCGCGCGTGGTCGCCGGGCTCGGCACCATCGCCCGCATCGTCGCCCAGGGGAAGGACATCTATCGCGGCAAGCTGCGATTCGCCGAGGCGGTGGAGCGGGTGGAGCGATACTACACCCCCTATCACGCGGCGCTGCGCCGGCTGGTCGACGAGACCCGCGACCGGTTCGGCCACGCCGTCCTGATCGACGCCCATTCGATGCCGTCGCAGGGCGCCTCGCGCACCCCAGGCGGCCGCGCGGTCGACGTCGTGCTGGGCGACTGCTACGGCAGCTCCTGCGCCGCCGCGGTGACCGAGGCGGCGGAGCAGTGGCTGGCCGGCCGCGGCTATGTCGTCACCCGCAACACCCCCTATGCCGGCGGCTTCACCACCCGGCATTACGGCCGGCCGCGCGCCGGCATCCATGCCCTGCAGGTCGAGCTGAACCGGGCCCTGTACATGGACGAGGCGACGCTGTCGCCGACCAAGGGCCTGGCCCGGCTGACCGCCGACATGACCGATTTCGCCGCCGCCCTCGGCGCGCTCGATCCGGAGGCGCTGGCAGGATAG
- a CDS encoding amidase, giving the protein MAIVTEALIRDYAARDGLGLAEWVRSGAVSAAELAEAAITVIDRLNPRLNAVTRKAYDIGRDLAARAPADGPFAGVPFLMKDLASQWQGVPATWSCPYFRDLPAPSDSELTRRIKRAGLVPLGRTNVPEGGWCISTEPKLYGRTHNPWREDVTPGGSSGGSAAAVAARMVPLAEASDGAGSIRVPAANCGLVGLKPSRGRITFAPDAVDIWYGGVYMLCVSRTVRDTAAYLDAVAGGTPGDPYTPQTPAEGWAAAARQPARGLRIGLVTRAPDGGPIHPENLAAVRGTAKVLESLGHVVVEHDLDFDARRAWAVYTDMLAVETAALFAALEPLVGRPVTPAEVEPLTWAAIERGRSISGIRHANDVEALRQFARGLVGQLLPFDAVLTPTLTQPPRPFGHWDMSMTDYDAYNALWSDAVFMFPFNLSGLPAMSLPMHWTPDGLPVGVQLVGRTGDEATLLRLATQLEAAQPWIERRPPVCV; this is encoded by the coding sequence ATGGCGATCGTGACCGAGGCCCTGATCCGAGACTATGCGGCGCGCGACGGGCTGGGCCTGGCCGAATGGGTGCGCAGCGGCGCGGTCTCGGCGGCCGAGCTGGCCGAGGCCGCGATCACCGTGATCGACCGGCTGAACCCGCGGCTCAACGCCGTCACGCGCAAGGCCTACGACATCGGCCGCGACCTGGCGGCACGGGCGCCGGCCGACGGGCCCTTCGCCGGGGTGCCGTTCCTGATGAAGGATCTCGCCTCGCAATGGCAGGGCGTGCCGGCGACCTGGAGCTGCCCCTATTTCAGGGACCTGCCGGCGCCAAGCGACAGTGAGCTGACGCGGCGGATCAAGCGCGCGGGGCTGGTGCCGCTCGGCCGCACCAACGTGCCGGAGGGCGGCTGGTGCATCTCGACCGAGCCGAAGCTGTACGGCCGCACCCACAACCCTTGGCGCGAGGATGTGACCCCCGGCGGGTCCAGCGGCGGGTCGGCCGCGGCGGTGGCGGCGCGGATGGTGCCGCTGGCCGAGGCCAGCGACGGCGCCGGCTCTATCCGCGTGCCCGCCGCGAATTGCGGCCTGGTCGGGCTGAAGCCGTCGCGCGGCCGGATCACCTTCGCCCCCGATGCGGTCGATATCTGGTATGGCGGCGTGTACATGCTCTGCGTCTCCCGCACGGTGCGGGACACCGCCGCCTATCTCGACGCCGTGGCCGGTGGCACGCCGGGCGACCCCTACACCCCGCAGACGCCGGCGGAAGGCTGGGCCGCCGCGGCGCGGCAGCCGGCCCGGGGCCTGCGCATCGGCCTGGTCACCCGGGCGCCGGATGGCGGCCCGATCCATCCCGAGAATCTGGCGGCAGTGCGCGGCACCGCAAAGGTGCTGGAGAGCCTGGGCCATGTGGTCGTGGAGCACGATCTCGACTTCGACGCGCGGCGCGCCTGGGCGGTCTACACCGACATGCTGGCGGTCGAGACGGCGGCGCTGTTCGCGGCGCTGGAGCCGCTGGTCGGCCGGCCGGTGACGCCGGCGGAGGTCGAGCCGCTGACCTGGGCCGCGATCGAGCGCGGCCGGTCGATCAGCGGCATCCGGCACGCCAATGATGTCGAGGCGCTGCGCCAGTTCGCCCGCGGCCTGGTCGGGCAGCTGCTGCCCTTCGACGCCGTCCTGACCCCGACCCTGACCCAGCCGCCGCGGCCCTTCGGCCATTGGGATATGAGCATGACCGATTACGACGCCTACAACGCGCTGTGGTCGGACGCCGTGTTCATGTTCCCGTTCAACCTGTCCGGCCTGCCGGCAATGTCGCTGCCGATGCACTGGACGCCGGACGGGCTGCCGGTCGGGGTGCAGCTGGTCGGGCGCACCGGCGACGAGGCGACGCTGCTGCGGCTGGCGACCCAGCTGGAGGCGGCGCAGCCCTGGATCGAGCGCCGGCCGCCGGTGTGCGTTTAA
- the nth gene encoding endonuclease III, whose product MKPAAIDTFYARLAARMPEPKSELNYHNPYTLLVAVVLSAQATDVGVNKATGPLFAVADTPEKIVALGVEGLSRYIRTIGLYNMKAKNVIALSQILLRDHGGEVPRDRAALEALPGVGRKTANVVLNVAFGEPTIAVDTHIFRVGNRTGLARGKTPDAVEKVLERVTPDRWKLHAHHWLILHGRYTCKARKPLCPACPVADLCEWPEKTASIPA is encoded by the coding sequence ATGAAGCCAGCCGCCATCGACACCTTCTACGCCCGCCTCGCCGCCCGGATGCCGGAGCCGAAGAGCGAGCTGAACTACCACAACCCATACACCCTGCTGGTCGCGGTGGTGCTGTCGGCCCAGGCCACCGATGTCGGGGTGAACAAGGCGACCGGGCCGCTCTTCGCCGTCGCCGACACGCCGGAGAAGATCGTGGCGCTGGGGGTGGAGGGCCTGTCGCGCTACATCCGCACCATCGGCCTCTACAACATGAAGGCGAAGAACGTCATCGCCCTGTCGCAGATCCTGCTGCGCGACCACGGCGGCGAGGTGCCGCGCGACCGGGCGGCCTTGGAGGCGCTGCCGGGCGTCGGCCGCAAGACCGCCAATGTGGTGCTGAACGTCGCCTTCGGCGAACCGACCATCGCCGTCGACACCCATATCTTCCGGGTCGGCAACCGCACCGGGCTGGCGCGGGGCAAGACGCCGGACGCGGTGGAGAAGGTGCTGGAGCGGGTGACGCCGGACCGCTGGAAGCTGCACGCGCATCACTGGCTGATCCTGCACGGCCGCTACACCTGCAAAGCGCGCAAGCCGCTGTGCCCGGCCTGTCCCGTCGCCGATCTGTGCGAATGGCCGGAGAAGACGGCCTCGATCCCCGCCTAG
- a CDS encoding class I SAM-dependent methyltransferase has protein sequence MPLAVVRRKRDTAFLNETRVADLIRPRRFAKERLIAERARSTQEIGPLDLWEGYRDFTAPDDSFKRSSNAVRTSHKYGRVYYQLVRRFRPWTVVEIGTAFGVSGMYWLAGLSANRRGRLVTFDPNRQWQEIARANLAAISPRFTAVADTFEAGFEAAEIRFDRPGIAFIDGIHVGEIVKAQAELLIPRLAGRWVVVFDDIRFNDGMYRCFREIEQAEGVVSAVEIESRVGIVEVEASAKDG, from the coding sequence GTGCCGCTCGCCGTGGTCCGCCGGAAGCGGGACACGGCGTTCCTGAACGAGACGCGGGTGGCGGATCTGATCCGCCCCCGCCGCTTCGCTAAGGAGCGGCTGATCGCGGAGCGCGCCCGGTCGACGCAGGAGATCGGGCCGCTCGACCTGTGGGAGGGCTATCGCGACTTCACCGCGCCCGACGACAGCTTCAAGCGGTCCAGCAACGCCGTCCGCACCAGCCACAAATACGGACGGGTCTACTACCAGCTGGTCCGCCGCTTCCGGCCGTGGACGGTGGTCGAGATCGGCACCGCCTTCGGGGTCTCGGGCATGTACTGGCTGGCCGGGCTCTCGGCCAACCGCCGGGGCCGGCTGGTCACCTTCGACCCGAACCGGCAGTGGCAGGAGATCGCCCGCGCCAACCTGGCCGCGATCAGCCCCCGATTCACCGCCGTCGCCGACACCTTCGAGGCGGGGTTCGAGGCGGCGGAGATCCGCTTCGACCGGCCGGGGATCGCCTTCATCGACGGCATCCATGTCGGCGAGATCGTCAAGGCCCAGGCCGAGCTGCTGATCCCGCGGCTGGCCGGCCGCTGGGTCGTTGTGTTCGACGACATCCGCTTCAATGACGGCATGTATCGCTGCTTCCGCGAGATCGAGCAGGCGGAGGGGGTGGTGTCGGCGGTGGAGATCGAATCGCGGGTCGGGATCGTGGAGGTGGAGGCGTCGGCGAAGGACGGGTGA
- a CDS encoding type II toxin-antitoxin system RelE/ParE family toxin, whose translation MWAHAQTLTRLPALGRPGRIAGTRELVIRRTSYILVYRLAGDTVEILRILHSARQWPAELGDEQ comes from the coding sequence CTGTGGGCGCATGCACAGACCCTGACGCGGCTGCCGGCACTCGGACGACCTGGACGGATCGCAGGAACACGGGAGCTGGTGATCCGTCGGACATCCTACATTCTTGTGTATCGGCTGGCCGGCGACACTGTCGAGATCCTGCGAATCCTGCACAGCGCCCGCCAATGGCCAGCGGAACTGGGCGACGAGCAGTAG
- a CDS encoding bifunctional transcriptional activator/DNA repair enzyme AdaA has product MSTLSADQLAPHDLTGAADEPRHEAVARAIALLVERRDDPPDLATLAAEAGLHPHHFQRVFSRWVGISPKRFAQYLRLDHARKLLSAPTSLLDAALDTGLSGPSRLHDLFVTCEAMTPGDWKTRGAGLVIRWGLQSSPFGRCILGVTDRGVCWFSFVTGDEGAAVAEFAGEWPGAELVRDQSATAAVVARMFAPVGQRPPLPVLLRGTNFQVKVWEALLSIPPGRVASYGDVAAAIGRPTASRAVGGAVGSNPVSVLIPCHRVIRASGILHNYRWGSAKKQALLAWEAGLTDAAAA; this is encoded by the coding sequence ATGAGCACCCTTTCCGCCGATCAGCTGGCCCCCCATGACTTGACCGGGGCCGCCGACGAGCCGCGCCACGAGGCGGTGGCGCGGGCCATCGCCTTGCTGGTGGAGCGGCGCGACGACCCGCCGGACCTGGCGACGCTGGCGGCCGAGGCCGGGCTGCACCCGCATCATTTCCAGCGTGTCTTCTCGCGCTGGGTCGGGATCAGCCCCAAGCGCTTCGCCCAGTATCTGCGGCTGGACCATGCCCGAAAGCTGCTCAGCGCCCCGACCAGCCTGCTCGACGCCGCGCTCGACACCGGCCTGTCCGGCCCGTCGCGGCTGCACGACCTGTTCGTGACCTGCGAGGCGATGACCCCGGGCGACTGGAAGACGCGCGGCGCCGGCCTCGTCATACGCTGGGGCCTGCAGTCCAGCCCGTTCGGCCGCTGCATCCTCGGCGTCACCGACCGCGGCGTCTGCTGGTTCAGCTTCGTGACCGGCGACGAGGGCGCGGCCGTGGCCGAGTTCGCCGGCGAATGGCCGGGGGCGGAGCTGGTGCGCGACCAGTCGGCCACCGCCGCGGTGGTGGCGCGGATGTTCGCGCCGGTGGGGCAGCGGCCGCCGCTGCCGGTGCTGCTGCGCGGCACCAACTTCCAGGTCAAGGTGTGGGAGGCGCTGCTGTCGATCCCGCCCGGCCGGGTCGCCAGCTACGGCGACGTCGCCGCCGCGATCGGCCGGCCGACCGCCAGCCGCGCCGTGGGCGGGGCGGTCGGCTCCAACCCGGTCTCGGTGCTGATCCCCTGCCACCGCGTGATCCGGGCCAGCGGCATCCTCCACAACTACCGCTGGGGCTCGGCCAAGAAGCAGGCGCTGCTGGCCTGGGAAGCCGGCCTGACCGACGCCGCGGCGGCCTAG
- a CDS encoding polysaccharide pyruvyl transferase family protein, which produces MDKEAVVVSFYGGKQYYYDSAYHLAEDCKKLEIEYDFEEVKLGPDANWADICRYKVNYYSRKLEEHKRPIIWVDIDTRIIKRPDPFLRCESDFAAFLRNFKYFREYDPFIFARTFHPGFLFFNYTAPTRRLLEQLVELEKGSKERGTDDYFFEEAWRAHSEQLQITLLPPKRIAWGEKLGAADAWFAFGDSGNVRDFVKEVAQHDAPILEPSRQYRVLKAISEQELKAGKLQNAGVYLKKMTELDPSQDDPLNTLARIARRQEGEQAALALYEGRISQLRQEGEYSDRLSALLQRVVDFCIEFHLPEEGLRYAGELAEHGTAKARAFAQGRMLRLGLEERAKAGGLEPKQRPQLWWMEQPYPGNFGDILNPYIVEKLTGRPPRWVAAGSGALVIGSVIKFAKKGTPVWGTGSPRLTDKLHPQAVYKAVRGPLTRRLVLDSGGKCPQVYGDVALLLPQLYQPKGTKKHKLGLIRHFTHVAAPLEVHPDVKVIDIMRGSYDGIEAFLDEVSECEHIISTSLHGLIVSQAYGIPVGWAVMSTSETQIPGGNTKFEDYFASVGLKDVEPFDLAELGTVTPDHARLCQYVPERMPDLAALREACPFPLAA; this is translated from the coding sequence ATGGATAAGGAAGCCGTCGTCGTCAGCTTCTACGGCGGGAAGCAGTACTACTACGACTCCGCCTACCACCTGGCCGAGGACTGCAAGAAGCTCGAGATCGAATACGATTTCGAGGAGGTCAAGCTGGGGCCGGACGCCAACTGGGCCGACATCTGCCGCTACAAGGTCAACTACTACTCCCGCAAGCTGGAGGAGCATAAGCGGCCGATCATCTGGGTCGACATCGACACCCGGATCATCAAGCGGCCGGACCCGTTCCTGCGCTGCGAGAGCGACTTCGCGGCGTTCCTGCGGAACTTCAAGTACTTCCGGGAATACGACCCGTTCATCTTCGCGCGGACGTTCCATCCCGGGTTCCTGTTCTTCAACTACACGGCGCCGACCCGGCGGCTGCTGGAGCAGCTGGTGGAGCTGGAGAAGGGCAGCAAGGAGCGCGGCACCGACGACTATTTCTTCGAGGAGGCGTGGCGCGCGCATTCCGAGCAGCTGCAGATCACGCTGCTGCCGCCGAAGCGGATCGCCTGGGGCGAGAAGCTGGGCGCGGCCGACGCCTGGTTCGCCTTCGGCGACAGCGGCAATGTCCGCGACTTCGTCAAGGAGGTGGCCCAGCACGACGCGCCGATCCTGGAGCCGTCGCGCCAGTATCGGGTGCTGAAGGCGATCTCGGAGCAGGAGCTGAAGGCCGGCAAGCTGCAGAACGCCGGGGTCTATCTGAAGAAGATGACCGAGCTGGACCCGTCGCAGGACGACCCGCTGAACACCCTGGCCCGCATCGCGCGGCGGCAGGAGGGCGAGCAGGCGGCGCTGGCGCTGTACGAGGGCCGGATCTCCCAGCTGCGGCAGGAGGGCGAATACAGCGACCGCCTGTCGGCCCTGCTGCAGCGCGTGGTCGATTTCTGCATCGAGTTCCACCTGCCGGAGGAGGGCCTGCGCTATGCCGGCGAGCTGGCGGAGCACGGCACCGCCAAGGCCAGGGCCTTCGCCCAGGGCCGGATGCTGCGGCTGGGGCTGGAGGAGCGGGCCAAGGCCGGCGGGCTGGAGCCGAAGCAGCGGCCGCAGCTGTGGTGGATGGAGCAGCCCTATCCCGGCAATTTCGGCGACATCCTGAACCCCTATATCGTCGAGAAGCTGACCGGGCGGCCGCCGCGCTGGGTGGCGGCGGGCAGCGGCGCCCTGGTGATCGGCTCGGTGATCAAGTTCGCCAAGAAGGGCACGCCGGTCTGGGGCACGGGCAGCCCGCGCCTGACCGACAAGCTGCACCCGCAGGCGGTGTACAAGGCGGTGCGCGGCCCGCTGACCCGGCGGCTGGTGCTGGACAGCGGCGGCAAGTGCCCGCAGGTCTATGGCGACGTCGCCCTCCTGCTGCCGCAGCTGTACCAGCCGAAGGGCACGAAGAAGCACAAGCTCGGCCTGATCCGCCATTTCACCCATGTGGCGGCGCCGCTGGAGGTGCATCCGGACGTCAAGGTGATCGACATCATGCGCGGCTCCTATGACGGCATCGAGGCGTTCCTCGACGAGGTGTCGGAGTGCGAGCACATCATCTCGACCTCGCTGCACGGGCTCATCGTGTCGCAGGCCTACGGCATCCCGGTCGGCTGGGCGGTGATGTCGACCAGCGAGACCCAGATTCCGGGCGGCAACACCAAGTTCGAGGACTATTTCGCCTCGGTCGGGCTGAAGGATGTCGAGCCCTTCGACCTGGCGGAGCTGGGCACGGTCACGCCCGACCATGCGCGGCTGTGCCAATACGTGCCGGAGCGGATGCCGGACCTGGCGGCGCTGCGCGAGGCCTGCCCGTTCCCGCTCGCGGCCTGA
- the dapB gene encoding 4-hydroxy-tetrahydrodipicolinate reductase: MTAGDTPRPVEGPVRIGITGAAGRMGRMLLQTVLDATDSSVALHGAVEHEGSAAVGQDAGLLAGRPACGVIVSDDPVQLFATADAVIDFTRPEASVRFAALAAQGKAVHVVGTTGFSAEDLAALGRAARHTPIIQSYNMSLGVTLLAALVRQAARALDAGWDLEVVEMHHRHKIDAPSGTAILLGRAAAEGRGVDFDAAKAIDRDGKRVEGAIGFATLRGGDVVGEHAVILAGAGERIELGHKATDRGIFARGALKAALWGRGRAPGLYSMNDVLGLS; this comes from the coding sequence ATGACTGCCGGCGACACCCCGCGCCCCGTCGAGGGCCCCGTCAGGATCGGCATCACCGGCGCCGCCGGACGGATGGGCCGGATGCTGCTCCAGACCGTGCTGGACGCGACCGACAGCTCGGTGGCGCTGCACGGCGCGGTCGAGCACGAGGGCAGCGCCGCGGTCGGCCAGGATGCCGGCCTCCTCGCCGGGCGTCCGGCCTGCGGCGTGATCGTCTCGGACGACCCGGTGCAGCTCTTCGCCACCGCCGATGCGGTGATCGACTTCACCCGGCCCGAGGCCTCGGTCCGCTTCGCCGCCTTGGCGGCGCAGGGCAAGGCGGTGCATGTGGTCGGCACCACCGGCTTTTCGGCCGAGGACCTGGCGGCGCTGGGCCGGGCCGCGCGCCACACCCCGATCATCCAATCCTACAATATGAGCCTGGGCGTGACCCTGCTGGCGGCGCTGGTGCGCCAGGCCGCCCGCGCGCTGGATGCCGGCTGGGACCTCGAGGTGGTGGAGATGCACCACCGCCACAAGATCGACGCCCCCTCCGGCACCGCCATCCTGCTGGGCCGCGCCGCCGCCGAAGGCCGCGGCGTGGACTTCGACGCGGCGAAGGCGATCGACCGCGACGGCAAGCGCGTCGAAGGCGCCATCGGCTTCGCCACGCTGCGCGGCGGCGACGTGGTCGGCGAGCATGCGGTGATCCTGGCCGGGGCCGGCGAGCGCATCGAGCTGGGGCACAAGGCCACCGACCGCGGCATCTTCGCCCGCGGCGCGCTCAAGGCCGCCCTGTGGGGCCGCGGCCGGGCGCCCGGCCTCTATTCGATGAACGACGTGCTGGGGCTGAGCTAG
- a CDS encoding VOC family protein, whose amino-acid sequence MSLLVNIDVPDLEAAVAFYTGAFGLEVGRRFGGEMAELTGWPAPLYLLRKAAGTVGAGDSRRGYARHWTPVHLDVVVDDVAAALARAVAAGAVAEDGIRTAAWGRLAPLADPFGHGLCLIEFLNRGYDEIADPPA is encoded by the coding sequence GTGAGCCTGCTGGTCAATATCGACGTGCCCGATCTCGAGGCCGCGGTGGCCTTCTACACCGGCGCCTTCGGCCTCGAGGTCGGGCGCCGCTTCGGCGGCGAGATGGCGGAGCTGACGGGCTGGCCCGCGCCGCTCTATCTGCTGCGCAAGGCGGCCGGCACGGTCGGCGCCGGCGACAGCCGCCGCGGCTACGCCCGGCACTGGACGCCGGTGCATCTCGACGTGGTGGTGGACGACGTCGCGGCGGCGCTGGCCCGCGCGGTCGCGGCCGGCGCCGTGGCCGAGGACGGCATCCGCACCGCGGCCTGGGGCCGGCTGGCGCCGCTGGCCGATCCTTTCGGCCACGGGCTGTGCCTGATCGAGTTCCTGAACCGCGGCTATGACGAGATCGCCGATCCCCCGGCCTGA
- a CDS encoding ADP-ribosylglycohydrolase family protein: protein MNDILTDAVIDRARGALVGLAVGDALGTTLEFSTRDSRPLHREMTGGGPFGLQPGEWTDDTSMALALADSLITRGSFDATDLMDRFVAWWQDGRYSCTGACFDIGMATQQALDHYLHGGGPFAGSTDPTTAGNGSLMRLAPAVLHTLRDAEACRRIAADQSRTTHGAQEATDACVFFGEVLRSAILGAGKAETLAPRAWDGAARIQSIAHGDWRGQPRALIESSGYVVHTLEAALWAVDRTDSFEEALVLAVNLADDADSVGAVTGQLAGALYGMSGIPRRWLEPLAWRERIVETADGLIAGT from the coding sequence ATGAACGACATCCTGACGGACGCCGTGATCGACCGGGCGCGCGGCGCCCTGGTGGGGCTCGCGGTCGGCGACGCGCTCGGCACCACGCTCGAATTCAGCACCCGCGACAGCCGGCCCCTTCATCGCGAGATGACCGGCGGCGGCCCGTTCGGGCTCCAGCCCGGGGAGTGGACCGACGACACCAGCATGGCGCTGGCCCTGGCCGACAGCCTGATCACCCGCGGCAGCTTCGATGCGACCGACCTGATGGACCGCTTCGTCGCCTGGTGGCAGGACGGCCGCTACTCCTGCACCGGTGCGTGCTTCGACATCGGCATGGCCACGCAGCAGGCGCTGGACCACTACCTGCATGGCGGCGGTCCCTTCGCCGGATCGACCGACCCGACCACGGCCGGCAACGGGTCGCTGATGCGGCTGGCGCCCGCCGTGCTTCATACCCTTCGCGACGCCGAGGCCTGCCGCCGCATCGCGGCCGATCAGAGCCGCACCACCCATGGCGCGCAGGAGGCAACGGACGCCTGCGTCTTCTTCGGGGAGGTGCTGCGATCGGCGATCCTGGGCGCCGGCAAGGCCGAGACTCTGGCACCCAGGGCGTGGGACGGCGCCGCCAGGATCCAGAGCATCGCCCATGGCGATTGGCGCGGCCAGCCGCGAGCCCTGATCGAATCCTCGGGCTATGTCGTCCATACGCTGGAAGCGGCGCTCTGGGCGGTGGACCGCACCGACAGCTTCGAGGAGGCCTTGGTCCTGGCCGTGAATCTGGCCGACGACGCCGATTCGGTCGGCGCCGTCACCGGCCAGCTGGCCGGCGCGCTGTACGGGATGTCGGGCATCCCCCGGCGCTGGTTGGAACCGCTGGCCTGGCGGGAGCGGATCGTGGAGACGGCCGACGGCCTGATCGCCGGAACCTAG
- a CDS encoding type II toxin-antitoxin system RelE/ParE family toxin, with amino-acid sequence MKVEWRPAAQADRDAIYDYIEADNPRAALVVDTRACGRMHRP; translated from the coding sequence GTGAAGGTTGAGTGGCGTCCGGCGGCGCAGGCGGATCGGGACGCGATTTACGACTACATCGAGGCAGACAACCCGCGCGCTGCGCTGGTTGTGGACACGCGCGCCTGTGGGCGCATGCACAGACCCTGA
- a CDS encoding type II toxin-antitoxin system RelB/DinJ family antitoxin, which yields MTSSALIQTRIDPALKDKATLVLARMGLTVSDAVRMLLTRVANEGTLPAGLAVDPETYDAWFRRKVQEAIDDPRPSIPHEEVEAEFARRRAETRRKLAEGKA from the coding sequence ATGACATCAAGCGCACTGATCCAGACTCGCATCGACCCCGCTCTGAAGGACAAGGCGACACTCGTGCTCGCCCGGATGGGCCTGACCGTTTCTGATGCCGTCAGGATGCTGCTCACCCGTGTGGCGAACGAGGGCACTCTGCCGGCTGGGCTGGCGGTGGACCCGGAAACCTACGACGCTTGGTTCCGACGGAAGGTGCAGGAGGCCATCGACGACCCGCGCCCCTCCATCCCGCATGAGGAGGTGGAGGCCGAGTTCGCCCGGCGCCGCGCTGAGACACGCCGCAAGCTGGCCGAAGGCAAGGCGTGA
- a CDS encoding DUF2244 domain-containing protein: MRSSSLTRIGVHGPAAADPVLFERLLRPKRSLGPIGFWLVIGVVGVTSLFNGVLFLMLGAWPVFGFYGLDALLLFVLMRSNLRRAGRSWESLRLTAGRLVIEHGDHRGVSHRIELQPYWLRVEVDRSEVGQNRVTLTSHGQRVAIGGFLAPSDRAHLARDLSAALDRLRGGA, from the coding sequence ATGCGCAGCAGCAGCCTCACCCGGATCGGCGTCCACGGCCCCGCCGCGGCGGACCCGGTGCTGTTCGAGCGGCTGCTGCGGCCCAAGCGCAGCCTGGGGCCGATCGGCTTCTGGCTGGTGATCGGCGTGGTCGGCGTCACCAGCCTGTTCAACGGCGTGCTGTTCCTGATGCTCGGCGCCTGGCCGGTGTTCGGCTTCTACGGCCTCGACGCCCTGCTGCTGTTCGTCCTGATGCGGTCGAATCTGCGCCGGGCCGGGCGCAGCTGGGAAAGCCTGCGCCTGACCGCCGGCCGGCTGGTGATCGAGCATGGCGACCATCGCGGCGTGTCGCACCGGATCGAGCTGCAGCCCTACTGGCTGCGGGTCGAGGTCGACCGCAGCGAGGTCGGCCAGAACCGCGTCACCCTGACCAGCCACGGCCAGCGCGTCGCCATCGGCGGCTTCCTGGCGCCGTCCGACCGCGCCCATCTGGCGCGCGACCTGTCGGCGGCGCTCGACCGGCTGCGCGGCGGCGCCTGA